The Deinococcus puniceus genome segment CGGCAACCATCAGCAAGTCTGCCTGCCGCATTCGGACGAGGAAGGCGGCATCTTCAACCGGGTCTTTGTCTTGTTCGAGATTCAGCGGGACGACTTGCCCTTATTGCTGTGGGGCGTCTTGGCATCAGAGTTAGGCATTCGCCCCCGACTTCAGTGCAGTCTTTACGTTGCCGATGTGTCGCGGCGTCTGCTGGCCCACCCTTACGATGATCGCGGAATGGATGTGATCGCCCCACAAGCTTCTGTGCTGGCTGGCCTGCACAAGACGTTCAACGCCAATTTGCTTGACCATGACCGCGAACGGATGGACAAGGTGTTCGGTGACTTGTAGATCGTTACGCCTCGTCTATCTGCCGCAGCCGTTCTAGCCGTGCCGCCAGTTCGGGCAACTCCAGCCCGCGCAAAGCTTTGGCACTGCGCGTCAGCCCCGCTTCGTCAATCACACCCTGATTCCACCCGGCAATCAGCATGGCGCAGCCCTGAAGCGCGTCGGTGACCAGTTCTTTGTGGAACATGGCCGCCAAATTGCTGGCCTGTGCAGGTTGCGTTTGCTGGGCCTGCGCCTGCACGTCCAAAATGACCTGCATAAAAATCTGGTCGAGGCGGGCGCGGTCATTGGCGTCGATGGTTTTGCCAGCGGGCTTGTCTGTCTGAGGAGCATTGTCGGTCATGTGGGGCAGTCTAAGGGTCGAGGGTCTAAGAGTCTAAGCAGGGATGTTGGCCGTTTGGCTGGGACTTGAAAACAGTCTGGGGGTCAAGGGTCAGAGGGAAAGATTGGGTGAGATGGCGGGTAGCATAGCTTGCTGCTGAAGCACCTCACCACCGCCCTTCTTAGTTTCTTAGCCCCTTGGCCCTCAGACACAGCACCCTCAGACCAGCCCCAGCCAACTAAAACCCGAAGCGCTCCATCACTTCCGGCGGCGTGCGTTTGGGCCTGCCGCTCACGGGGTCGACCCACACCCACGTCGTCTGACATTCGGCCAGCCTCACCCCGTTGGTATCTTCCGCGTCGCCGTCATTCAGGCGGTCTAGCGTGTAGGCCCGCACGCTCCGCACCCCTACCGAGGTGGTCAGGGCAGTGCGAATCCGCACGCGGTCTCCGAGCAGGGCGGGCTTGTGGTAATCGATGACATGTTGGCGGGCCACTGGCACGGCTCCCAGCGCGATCAGGGCGTCGGTGCCCATATCGAGGCGCAGGGCGTGGGCACGGGCGGCCTGTTCGCACCACGCCAGATACACCGTATTGTTCA includes the following:
- a CDS encoding DUF3885 domain-containing protein encodes the protein MKEEVTDYWTQIQNVFGAEALAFGLFYKQPYALRFELSRGGPYIRMFTRAYDLSRTILAQAFGTSPRLIVALSYFSENSGPTVSERRRFRRALKACGVLLPGNHQQVCLPHSDEEGGIFNRVFVLFEIQRDDLPLLLWGVLASELGIRPRLQCSLYVADVSRRLLAHPYDDRGMDVIAPQASVLAGLHKTFNANLLDHDRERMDKVFGDL
- a CDS encoding acyl-CoA thioesterase, whose amino-acid sequence is MKLSIPDADVLWDALPDSRKHALTVTVAPGDLDDLSHVNNTVYLAWCEQAARAHALRLDMGTDALIALGAVPVARQHVIDYHKPALLGDRVRIRTALTTSVGVRSVRAYTLDRLNDGDAEDTNGVRLAECQTTWVWVDPVSGRPKRTPPEVMERFGF